A stretch of Triticum aestivum cultivar Chinese Spring chromosome 1D, IWGSC CS RefSeq v2.1, whole genome shotgun sequence DNA encodes these proteins:
- the LOC123163214 gene encoding BTB/POZ and MATH domain-containing protein 2-like encodes MAGRAASLSPPIAATTCGGRQAVSKGGTTTEPPPACTTTTPMDSAVLQFRLDYEQVKRLSVDDVVCSEAVSVGQHLWRIDCYPRGPEKYSDKDNGNYVSLYLRHMSSSRSVHAIFDAFLMDINDDPSEARKTTRLHKFEIKGDPLKRDDWGYHRFVARTVLEENYVIDGHITFVCTIIVMRDTPVTVPPSDIGNQLGCLLDQPHGTDVSFTVDGETFPANRAILAARSPVFKAELFGSMAEAAMSSITLHDITPATFKHMLRFIYTDEFPTTTQDNPSNDVLFDLLLAAADRYALDRLKLMCVQKLWDNVSMDTVTDIQACAEMYNCPELKDKCIDFIMRKKKVH; translated from the exons ATGGCCGGAAGAGCAGCCTCACTCTCACCACCGATCGCCGCCACCACCTGTGGGGGTAGGCAAGCCG TGAGTAAGGGAGGCACAACCACAGAGCCGCCGCCGGCCTGCACGACGACGACTCCGATGGATTCTGCAGTCCTCCAGTTCAGGCTAGACTACGAGCAAGTCAAGCGCCTTAGCGTCGACGATGTCGTCTGCTCTGAGGCCGTCTCCGTCGGCCAACACCTGTGGAGGATCGACTGTTACCCGCGGGGACCAGAAAAGTACTCCGACAAGGACAATGGAAATTATGTTTCCCTGTACCTTAGGCACATGAGCAGCTCCAGAAGCGTACATGCAATCTTCGACGCCTTCTTGATGGACATAAATGACGACCCATCAGAAGCACGAAAGACGACTCGACTTCATAAGTTCGAAATCAAGGGCGACCCTTTAAAGCGTGACGACTGGGGATATCATCGGTTCGTGGCCAGAACGGTCCTCGAGGAAAACTATGTTATTGATGGGCACATCACGTTTGTATGCACCATCATCGTCATGCGTGATACACCTGTCACCGTGCCGCCTTCCGACATCGGGAACCAACTCGGCTGCTTACTGGATCAGCCACATGGGACGGACGTGTCGTTTACCGTTGACGGCGAGACATTCCCGGCGAACCGAGCGATTCTTGCAGCCCGCTCGCCCGTCTTCAAGGCAGAGCTTTTTGGGTCCATGGCCGAAGCTGCAATGTCATCCATCACGCTGCATGATATCACACCCGCTACATTCAAACATATGCTTCGGTTCATATACACGGATGAGTTTCCTACTACTACACAGGATAACCCATCCAATGACGTATTGTTTGATTTATTACTTGCCGCTGCAGATCGGTACGCACTAGACCGGCTAAAGCTTATGTGTGTCCAAAAGTTATGGGATAATGTGTCGATGGATACAGTTACAGATATTCAAGCTTGCGCTGAGATGTACAATTGCCCAGAGTTGAAGGACAAGTGCATTGACTTTATTATGCGCAAAAAAAAAGTGCATTGA